The proteins below are encoded in one region of Lactuca sativa cultivar Salinas chromosome 3, Lsat_Salinas_v11, whole genome shotgun sequence:
- the LOC111906653 gene encoding isoleucine N-monooxygenase 1 — MYNFLPIIRSTQILFPIQMQPSSSSSMAIQVVSISTIIIISIFFRKYFIKKTTTNQPGLPPGPTPLPFIGCTIQMLLNRPTFRWIHKLMDHFNTPILCIKLGPSTHVIAVSSPNLACEFLRKQDVVFSSRPETLSTYLVSDGYKTTILSPNGNQWKKMRTILIHDVLAPPMHKWLQPTRDDEANHLLSYIYNQIEKKDTLTDGGLVNIRNTSQHYFGNLIRMMIFGTRFFGAGMEDGGPGEEETEHVASVFIILKYLYAFSISDFFPWLRGKTDFEGHQKIIGTAIQRVRKYQDPLIDERIQMWKDGVRKLKEDVLDVLINHESPKLTDQEIKAQILELMLAAIDNSSNAIEWAMAEMINDPTILKRAVAELDKEVGHNRLVEERDLPQLNYIKACIKEAFRLHPFAPFNIPHVSMRNTTVAGYFIPKGSHVLLSRPGLGRNPNAWTNPMRFDPDRHVDAKGKQVVLSDNDLRMLSFSTGRRGCPGVALGSTITTMMLARMVQGFSWELPQNESGVNLVENHDDLALAKPLVVIAKPRLPHYLYPKS; from the exons ATGTACAACTTCTTACCAATAATAAGGTCAACCCAAATTTTGTTTCCCATTCAAATGCAaccttcttcgtcttcatcaatGGCTATTCAGGTGGTCAGCATCTCAactatcatcatcatctccatcTTCTTCCGCAagtattttatcaagaaaacTACAACCAACCAACCTGGATTACCACCTGGGCCGACTCCTTTACCATTCATTGGTTGCACCATTCAAATGCTTCTAAATCGGCCAACTTTCCGATGGATCCACAAACTCATGGACCATTTTAATACCCCAATACTTTGCATCAAGCTAGGACCATCGACCCATGTCATTGCAGTCTCCAGTCCTAACCTAGCATGCGAGTTCCTGCGAAAGCAAGATGTAGTATTTTCTTCCAGGCCTGAAACGTTATCAACTTATCTGGTAAGTGATGGGTATAAAACAACTATTCTTTCCCCTAATGGGAATCAATGGAAGAAGATGAGAACAATCCTGATCCATGATGTACTCGCCCCACCAATGCACAAATGGCTCCAACCTACACGAGACGATGAAGCCAATCACTTGCTTAGCTACATTTACAATCAAATAGAAAAAAAGGATACCCTAACTGACGGTGGGTTAGTAAATATTCGAAACACGAGCCAACATTATTTTGGAAATTTGATAAGgatgatgatttttgggacaAGATTCTTTGGGGCTGGAATGGAAGATGGGGGGCCAGGTGAAGAAGAAACTGAACATGTGGCGTCTGTTTTCATTATCCTCAAGTATCTTTATGCATTTTCCATCAGTGATTTCTTCCCGTGGTTGAGAGGTAAAACTGATTTTGAGGGCCATCAAAAGATTATCGGAACGGCCATTCAAAGAGTTCGTAAGTACCAAGATCCGTTGATTGATGAACGGATTCAAATGTGGAAAGATGGGGTGCGAAAGTTAAAAGAGGATGTGCTTGATGTCCTTATCAACCATGAAAGCCCTAAGCTTACCGATCAAGAGATCAAGGCCCAGATTTTA GAATTAATGCTAGCTGCGATTGATAATTCCTCCAATGCAATAGAATGGGCGATGGCAGAGATGATCAACGACCCTACTATCCTAAAAAGAGCCGTTGCGGAGCTAGACAAAGAAGTGGGTCACAACCGTCTGGTAGAAGAGCGAGACCTTCCTCAACTTAATTACATTAAAGCATGCATCAAGGAGGCCTTCAGGCTGCATCCTTTCGCACCTTTCAATATTCCCCATGTTTCGATGAGGAATACAACAGTTGCTGGTTACTTCATACCCAAGGGTAGCCACGTCTTGCTTAGTCGTCCTGGGCTGGGAAGAAATCCAAATGCATGGACCAATCCAATGCGGTTTGACCCAGATCGACATGTTGATGCAAAAGGAAAGCAAGTGGTTCTTTCAGATAATGACCTGAGAATGCTTTCGTTTAGCACTGGGAGACGAGGTTGTCCAGGAGTGGCATTGGGTTCAACAATAACTACAATGATGTTGGCTAGAATGGTTCAAGGGTTCAGCTGGGAGTTGCCACAAAATGAGTCGGGTGTTAATCTTGTTGAAAATCATGACGACCTTGCCTTGGCTAAGCCACTTGTTGTCATTGCGAAACCACGACTACCTCACTATCTCTACCCAAAAAGttga
- the LOC122197194 gene encoding secreted RxLR effector protein 161-like: MDSSMKLMPNRGRSVSQLEYSQAIGSLMYAMTSTRPDIAFVVGRLSRFTHNPSSQHRQAVHRVFKYLKGTKDYCLCYSRFPSVLEGYSDASWISNKEDHSSTTGWVFLLGGGAISWASKKQSCITSSTMESEFIALAAASKEAEWLKNLIYEIPLWRKPIAPLSIRCDSVPTLSKAYSQVYNGKSRHIDVRHGIIRNLIMDGVISIDLLIKFNEGWELQETGLMKLYDKYKELAHEYISSMETKSRNVVRHGIVMLHDWLLNI; encoded by the exons ATGGATTCAAGCATGAAGTTGATGCCTAATAGAGGCAGATCAGTTTCTCAACTGGAGTACTCACAAGCTATTGGCTCTTTGATGTATGCTATGACTAGCACTCGTCCTGATATAGCTTTCGTAGTGGGAAGATTGAGTAGATTTACTCATAATCCTAGTAGTCAACATAGGCAAGCGGTACATCGTGTTTTCAAGTATTTAAAAGGAACCAAGGATTATTGTTTGTGTTATTCAAGATTTCCTTCGGTCTTGGAAGGATATTCTGATGCGAGTTGGATATCCAATAAAGAAGATCATTCTTCTACAACTGGTTGGGTATTCTTACTTGGTGGAGGTGCTATCTCATGGGCATCTAAGAAACAATCTTGTATAACAAGTTCAACAATGGAATCTGAGTTTATTGCATTGGCCGCTGCAAGCAAGGAAGCAGAATGGTTAAAGAATTTGATTTATGAGATTCCATTGTGGAGGAAACCGATTGCGCCATTATCTATCCGCTGTGATAGTGTTCCTACTTTGAGTAAAGCTTATAGTCAAGTTTATAATGGTAAATCGAGACATATTGATGTTAGACATGGGATTATTAGAAATCTAATAATGGATGGTGTGATTTCGATTGA CTTATTGATTAAGTTTAATGAAGGATGGGAGCTCCAGGAGACTGGGTTAATGAAATTGTATGACAAGTACAAGGAATTAGCTCATGAATACATCAGTTCAATGGAAACAAAATCACGAAATGTTGTGAGACATGGGATTGTGATGCTACATGATTGGTTATTAAACATTTGA